From the genome of Acropora palmata chromosome 4, jaAcrPala1.3, whole genome shotgun sequence, one region includes:
- the LOC141879282 gene encoding uncharacterized protein LOC141879282 isoform X2: MPPLPFSSVSIACKISCTSLVLFLRVNPLRDKILFSWRMPNLIPCWSRRKASISQCCSPKWKYCSIKLSRCARYTIQPPYDKLRKEYGLLEHCQEITHACECAHLAKGCTLA; the protein is encoded by the exons ATGCCTCCGCTGCCTTTCAGTTCTGTTTCTATAGCGTGTAAAATATCCTGCACATCACTAGTGTTGTTTCTTCGTGTTAATCCTCTACGAGACAAAATCCTTTTCAGCTGGCGTATGCCTAACCTGATTCCATGCTGGAGCAGGAGAAAGGCCAGTATCTCCCAGTGCTGCAGCCCCAAATGGAAATATTGCTCAATCAAATTGTCGCGTT GTGCCAGATATACAATTCAACCACCTTATGACAAGCTACGCAAAGAGTATGGACTCCTTGAACATTGTCAGGAAATTACT CATGCCTGTGAATGTGCTCATCTTGCCAAGGGTTGCACCCTAGCTTAA
- the LOC141879282 gene encoding uncharacterized protein LOC141879282 isoform X1, protein MTLGALTDFFAHIVFSFTVGVTDRINPEEPEFTLEAFGSNPLVNTGREWYHYPIDELIYQEYSDRETVSLDYFASRHLNIKVIDACTPEQNETQKDEQEERAPMAWKLLRPSGLSTVYNSMFDAALITFVSASLVGAVYMLTIYLSFNTVHICQFQPMNTTSIKMQWIRSMSNVLSCALLYTWSVVLFQILFRPFQLIGVKLKLFISCLFFYLLDSSYRIALQALGISHSKISALQKIPLNAIFLINQCFLIFLLANHFCLRTREKVMFVIQMITPACFCFLMFFIVGSLIYPVFNVQDANGKLLIAVFAPLVGILLKVISRICSQRFYNFIYPGFSYVLLSPLYFVSALIF, encoded by the coding sequence ATGACTCTTGGTGCATTGACCGACTTCTTCGCTCACATCGTGTTTAGTTTTACCGTGGGAGTTACAGATCGCATTAACCCGGAAGAACCGGAATTCACACTGGAAGCCTTTGGATCCAACCCTTTAGTAAACACAGGTCGTGAATGGTATCATTATCCAATTGATGAGCTTATTTACCAAGAATACAGCGATAGAGAAACTGTAAGCTTGGATTATTTTGCGTCCCGACACCTGAACATTAAAGTTATTGATGCGTGCACACCTGAGCAAAATGAAACGCAGAAAGATGAACAGGAAGAAAGGGCTCCTATGGCCTGGAAGCTTCTTCGACCATCCGGTCTTTCTACAGTTTACAACTCAATGTTTGATGCAGCTTTGATTACATTTGTCAGTGCTTCTTTGGTTGGAGCAGTATACATGTTGACAATTTATCTTTCATTCAATACAGTGCACATTTGTCAGTTTCAACCAATGAACACGACGTCAATCAAAATGCAATGGATAAGATCCATGTCTAATGTTCTTTCCTGTGCTCTTCTTTACACATGGTCCGTTGTGCTctttcaaattctttttcGCCCGTTTCAACTGATCGGAGTGAAACTGAAACTTTTCATTTcctgtttgtttttctatcTTTTGGATTCATCATATCGAATAGCTCTTCAAGCCTTGGGAATATCACATTCAAAGATCTCTGCCCTTCAGAAGATTCCTCTTAATGCCATCTTTCTTATCAATCAGTGTTTCCTAATTTTTCTCTTAGCCAATCACTTCTGCTTACGTACAAGAGAGAAGGTGATGTTTGTCATCCAAATGATAACACCGGCTTGCTTTTGCTTCTTAATGTTCTTTATTGTAGGATCATTGATTTATCCGGTGTTCAATGTACAGGATGCAAATGGCAAGCTTTTAATCGCAGTCTTTGCTCCTCTTGTAGGAATTCTCCTCAAAGTAATATCGAGAATATGTTCTCAACGCTTTTATAACTTTATCTATCCCGGATTTTCCTACGTGCTACTGTCACCTTTGTACTTTGTTTCAGCTCTAATCTTTTGA